CGGGTTTTCCATGGTTTGGGCGATAATCTGCCGCTCCGGTCCCTCCGGAAAGAGAGTGGGCAGGAACGCTGCCATGATTACCGAAAAGGCGGCGATTGACACTACCCAGACTGGGATCTGGACGCGGTTCAGCCGCCAGACATGCCCAGCTAGAGTTCGATAATTTGTGAAAAAATTTCTATTCATGAGCTCACCCCTCTCCCTGATAGTGGTGCATAAACAGCTCCTCTAAAGTGGGAGGCGCGCTTTCGAGAGTAATGATTCCATAGGTACTAACATATTTGATAACTTCACCGATCTGATCCCCATCCACCTGAAACGAGGCTCCACCCTCAAATTTCTCCAGATCATGAACTCCGGCAAGCTCCTTGAGATTAGGAATCGGCTCCGCGGTTTGGACCCTTACTCGAGTGCGGGTGAGGTGGCGCAGTTCCTCAAGGGAACCGGTCTCAATAATTCTGCCCTGCCGGATAATGCTTAAGCGGTCACAGAGCTTTTCCACTTCCGAGAGGATATGGCTGGAAAGGAACACGCTCTTGCCCTGAGCTTTAACTTCCCGGACACACTCCTGGAAAACCATTTCCATTAAGGGATCAAGCCCCGATGTGGGTTCGTCGAGAATATAGAGATCTGCATCAGAGGCAAAAGCAGCGATAAGAGCAACTTTTTGCCGATTTCCTTTGGAGTAGGTGCCGCATTTTTTCGTAGGATCCAGATCAAAGCGCTTAATCAGCTCTTCTCTTCGGCTCTGATTATTTGAACCTCGTAGTTTGACAAATAAGTCAATTACCTCACCGCCGGTAAGATTCGGCCACAGGCTCACATCGCCCGGAACATAAGCGATCCTTTGGTGGATTCCCACCGCATCTTTCCAGGCATCTCGGCCGAAGATTTGCGCTGATCCGCTAGTAGCTTTCAGGATTCCCAGTAAGATTCTTATAGTCGTGGTTTTACCCGCGCCGTTCGGCCCAATAAATCCGTACACTTCTCCCTGATTCACCTCAAGATTGATCCCATCCAAGGCGGTAAAACTCCCAAACTTCTTCGTGACATTACTTACCTGCAGAATCGCCATGGTTCCCCTCCTGATAAAATACTTTTCTTAAAGTCGCCATAAATTCATCGAAATTAGCTAAAACATGTTCCCACCTAAACTCCGTCAAGTCTTCGTTTTCCAATTCTGCGAGAATCTCGCGGCTCCAGCCATCAACTGCCCAGCGGATAAGATTGATGATGTGCTGCGGTGGAACATCCGGCCTGAACAGGCCAGTGTCAATGCCGGCAAACATGTCCTGCAGCCCATGTTCCATCATCTTGTCAAAGCGCTGGTGCAGATCCGGCACAAGCTCCGCCGTCTCCTTTTTGATCACAACGCTGGCGAGCAGCGTAAAGGGCAGCGGATTGGCGAGATAAGCCTGCATCTTTGTTTGAGCGGCTTTGGTAAACCTGATGATAAAATCAGGCTCAGCAAGATCAAGTTTGGCGACATAGGCTTCGGCAATATAGTCGAGACTGTACTCTAAACAGTAGCGAAACAGCTCTTCCTTGCTTTTGAAGTAGTAGAACAGCATGCCTTTGCCGATTGCTGCTTCTTTAACAATGCGGTTGGTAGAAGCATTGACATAGCCGTATTTGGTAAATTCAGTTAAAGCTGCGTCTAAAATTCGCCGCTGTTTCTCCGGTTCAAGTTTATTAAATGCTTGGGTAATAACAGCTTCCTCCTTTCTTGACCAGAGTGGTCTAATCTGATTATAACAATATTCGACCAAAGTGGTCAAGAAAATCTGCAAAAAAATAGACTGAAGCCAAACACAAGGCTTGGCTCCAGCCTGTTCCAATTTAGCTGAACAGCTCTTTAATTTTCCAGTACGCCGCCTTCGGCATCCGGTACTCATTGACAATTCCCTTATTGTTGAAACTGCGGGGGCGGCCCATTTCCAGCTCTTTCGATGAGCGGATATCGCAGTACTGCCAGATATACATCCCGGCAAGATCAGGATCGTTTAAGAATAAGTCAATGGTGTATTCCAGATAATCAGCCTGGAAGTTCTCAGACCATTTCTGCCCCTCAAAGGTGTTTTCTCCATAAAGGGCTCCGGCGCCAAACTCACTGATGACAAGGGGCTTGTCGCCTAAACCTGCTGCTGCCAGCTTAGCTTTGAAATCCGTCAGAAACTTAGCCCAGTCGGCAGTTTCATCCTCATACCAGCCGAAGTATTTGTTTATGCTGATGATATCCACTAGCTCAAAGCAGATGTCATCAAAGGGATGGAAGGAAGCGTAGGTTAAGGGACGGCTTGGATCAAGGCTGCGGATCTTATCCGCAAAGGCTTTGGTTAAGTTATAGCACGCCTGGGTTCTGGTATCTACTTCGTTATGGAGACCCCACATGATGATCGAGGGGTGGTGGAAATCCCGCTTAACCATCCGCTCATGCATGGACAGGCCCCGCTCATGAGTGAGGGGATCCGCTAAGGCATGCTCCCGAAAGCCCCACATGGGGATTTCTTCCCAGAACAGAATACCTTCCTGATCTAAAAGATCAAGAAAAACTGGAGCGTTGGGATAGTGGGAACCGCGGATGGTGTTGCAGCCCAAGTTTTTAATGATATCCAGGTCCTTTTTCATCAGTTTAAAGGGCATGGCAAAGCCCCAGTCCGGGTGATCATCATGGCGGTTAATGCCTTTTAGTTTCAGCTCATTGTTGTTGAGAAGCAGTTTCCCGTTCTCTACTTTAATGTCCCTAAAGCCAATCCGCTCCACAAGATCGTCACCGTCAATTTCCAGCCGCACTAAATACAGATTGGGGCTGTCCGGATCCCACAGCTTAAGATCCGTCAAAACATGGGAGAGTTTAACCTCAGCTTCATGGTCAACCGTGACTGTTTCGCCGCAGAGCAGCTCATCATTTACATAAACCTTTACTTCCTGCTGGGACGACTCGCCAAATGCCTGCAGGGTAACATCAATCTGCAGCTTTGCACTCTGGTAATCTTCAGCCAAAGTGTAGCCGATTTTATAATCCTTAATCCAAACATCGTTTAATTCCATCAGCTCGACACTGCGAAATAATCCGCCGTAGTGAAACCAGTCCACCCGCGCCAAGGGAATGGTGTTGCGGTTATTGTGGGTGTTGTCGGTGAGCACTGCCAGTTTGTGTCTTCCGGGGGTTAAGCCGGTAACCAAGCACTCATAACCGGCAAATCCGCCGTAGTGGCTGCCCACCTGCTGGCCGTCAACATAGACTTCGATCTGCCCATAAAAGCCGTGGAAGACCAGGTTGATGCTGCTGCTCTCGGTTTCAAACTCAGTAAAGTACCAGGCAGCCCCTTCGTAGTGGTACAGTCCCAGCTCGTGGTTCCAGCAGCCGGGGACAACGATTGGTTGGCTGTCTGCCGGGAAATTCTTGAACCACTCCTCGGAAATACCAATGCGGTTTGGGTCAGTTTTAAACTGCCATAATCCATCTAAAAGCCTGGTTTGTCTTTTATAATGGCGGGTAAATAATCTAACCAATTTTACCGCTCCTTTCGTTATTAAATCTCTGCTTATAAGTTACCACCTAAGCCATAACGAAACCTGCAGACCTTGTAACAGAAGGATCAGCCTTTAACCACAAGAACTGCAATGTTTAACCCAAGATTTATAATTAAGATCCCAATTTGACAGTGATATGATAGGGATAACAAGAAGTGAAGTGAGGGATAAAATTGATACCTAAAGATCCGGGAGGCGTGTACAATCTCAATTTAGATTGGAAGTTTTACAAGCCGACTGAGAATACCTGGCCTTTAAAAACTGCTTATGCCGGTGTGGTAGATACAAACGGCCGGCAGTTCTACGAGACCGATTACGATGATTCCCACTGGGAGGATGTAAGCCTGCCCCACACTTTCAATGATGTGGACTCCTTCCGCAGCATTGCCAATGACGCAGGCGATGTGGGCATCTACCGGGGGTTCGCGTTTTACCGCAAACAATTCACTCTGCCTGTCGAAGCTGCTGGCAGGAAAGTGTTTGTAGAATTTGAGGGCGCGCGCCAAGCAGCCTACGTGTATTTAAATGGCACAATGGTAGGCTACTACGAGTTCGGCGTTACTCCCTTTGGCTTTGATTTAACCAAGCATGTGAAATTCGGTGAGCCAAATGTGCTGGCAGTTGCTCTTGACAGCACCAGCTCCCGCGGGGCTGAAGAGTTTATTCACGAAACCCGTCCGGGTACGGAACCGGGGTCCAACACTGGGATTCCCTTTTTATGGAACAGCAGGGATTTTAACCCGGTCTTTGGGGGACTCACCCGACATGTGCGGTTATATGTCAAAAACAGCATTTACCAGACCCTGCCGCTGTACAGCAATCTGAAAACCAAAGGCGCTTATGTGTACGCCACCGATATCGATGTCAAAGCAAAAAGCGCAGTAATTCACGTTGAAGCGGAAGTGCGCAACGAAACCAATCAGGATCGGGACTTATATATCGAAGCGGTGCTTGTCGATCATGAGCAGCAGGTGATTACGAAATTTGCTTCACCGATAACAAATGTCGCGGCAGCGCAGGATACTGATGAAGAATACTTAACCGTGGTTCCGGTGGATGCTTATGAAGAGAATCCGGCGCCGACCGATATTTCCTCCCGGGATTCTACCGTGATTAAAGCTGAAGCCAGAGTAGAAGGCTTAAGGCTTTGGAGTCCGGATCAGCCCTACCTGTACAAAGTCTATTCCATCTTAAAAGCTGGAGATGAGGTGCTGGATACGCAGGAAATCACCACCGGTTTCCGCAAGCTTGAGGTAAGGGGCGGTAGAGACGGCGGTGTGTTTATCAACGATAAGTTCTACTGGCTCACCGGCTACGCTCAAAGAGCTACCAATGAATGGGCGGCAATCGGAATTGCCCAAGAGTGGCTGAAAGAGTATGATGCGAAGCTGATCAGAGAAAGCAACGCCAACTACATCCGCTGGATGCACATTGCAGCCCAGCCGGGCGATATCCGCGCCGGTGATAAATACGGCATCGTGGCAGTGCAGCCTGCCTGCGATAAAGAAAGAGAACCCCACGGCCGGGGATGGGATCAGCGGGTAGAGGTGATGCGGGATACGATCATCTATTTCCGCAACAGCCCTTCAATCCTGTTCTGGGAAGCGGGCAACAACGCCATCAGCGCTGAGCATATGCGGGAAATGGTGGAGCTCCGCAGAGCCTTAGACGCTCACGGCAGACCCATGGGCTGCCGCAGTCTGGAAGACCAGGAAGCAGTCGATGCCTCCGAGTGGGTGGGCACCATGCTCGGCCGCCGTGTAAGAGACCGGGAAGGCTATACCGAAAATGGCAAGATTACCCGGGACAAGCGGGCGCTGGTTGAAACCGAGTACCATCGGGAAGAGTCGCCGCGGCGGGTGTGGGACGACTTTTCACCCCCGGATTTCGACTACGTCAATGTCTTTACCGGAGCCAACGGCCAGAAGCAGGACAAGATGGATGCCTGGGATCTGACTCAGGAAGACTTTATCCGCCATCATGTGGAAGGTTATTATGAGTTCTACTACCGCAGAATGCAGGCCAACAGTCCTGAGCCTTACTATTCAGCCGCCGCTGCCATGGTCTGGTCTGACTCTAACCAGCACGGCAGGCTCCAGGCCACCGAGAACTGCCGCATGAGCGGCCGGGTGGATCCGGTGCGAATCAAAAAACCGTCATTCTACGCGTTCAAGGCGATTCAAAGCCCGACACCAGAAGTCTTTCTGGTGGGCCACTGGAATTATCCAACCGACCCCAACGCTTATGTTTATGAACTAAAAGATCCAAAAACCCACAGATACACCGGTGAAAAGGCTTTAAGAGACGCCACCAACAAAACCGTATATGCAATCGGTTCAGAGCACATCAGAGCAGTAGAGCTGTTTATCAACGGCAGATCGGTAGGCTTTGACGATAAACCCCATAAGGTCTTTCTCTACCAATTCCCCGGCATCAACATCATGCAGCCCGGCTGGATCGAA
This genomic interval from Bacillota bacterium contains the following:
- a CDS encoding DUF4982 domain-containing protein, whose amino-acid sequence is MIPKDPGGVYNLNLDWKFYKPTENTWPLKTAYAGVVDTNGRQFYETDYDDSHWEDVSLPHTFNDVDSFRSIANDAGDVGIYRGFAFYRKQFTLPVEAAGRKVFVEFEGARQAAYVYLNGTMVGYYEFGVTPFGFDLTKHVKFGEPNVLAVALDSTSSRGAEEFIHETRPGTEPGSNTGIPFLWNSRDFNPVFGGLTRHVRLYVKNSIYQTLPLYSNLKTKGAYVYATDIDVKAKSAVIHVEAEVRNETNQDRDLYIEAVLVDHEQQVITKFASPITNVAAAQDTDEEYLTVVPVDAYEENPAPTDISSRDSTVIKAEARVEGLRLWSPDQPYLYKVYSILKAGDEVLDTQEITTGFRKLEVRGGRDGGVFINDKFYWLTGYAQRATNEWAAIGIAQEWLKEYDAKLIRESNANYIRWMHIAAQPGDIRAGDKYGIVAVQPACDKEREPHGRGWDQRVEVMRDTIIYFRNSPSILFWEAGNNAISAEHMREMVELRRALDAHGRPMGCRSLEDQEAVDASEWVGTMLGRRVRDREGYTENGKITRDKRALVETEYHREESPRRVWDDFSPPDFDYVNVFTGANGQKQDKMDAWDLTQEDFIRHHVEGYYEFYYRRMQANSPEPYYSAAAAMVWSDSNQHGRLQATENCRMSGRVDPVRIKKPSFYAFKAIQSPTPEVFLVGHWNYPTDPNAYVYELKDPKTHRYTGEKALRDATNKTVYAIGSEHIRAVELFINGRSVGFDDKPHKVFLYQFPGINIMQPGWIEAVGYDAEGKEAARHRIETVDEPVEIRLTPVTGPKGLQADGADIAFIDVEVVDAKGRVHPLDYERIDFEVSGPAVFLGGYNSGIKDLNHDVHYVYAECGTNRVFLRSTREAGKITVTAKRPGLKPAAVTIESQPFLVDDSGLTTIMPQVHSEIFAAKKAVPTPLPRLIPDGLGDEQAKEIVAVFINGEQVNFGGGLDAYRMVGVVGPVLPLLDKLGLAYQFDEKAKQLTVKHGDNVVQTRVADSEMYVNGVPGIINDWPELIDGVLYGEISAIIPALGLRTHWTEDGKGYCIVTE
- a CDS encoding ABC transporter ATP-binding protein, translating into MAILQVSNVTKKFGSFTALDGINLEVNQGEVYGFIGPNGAGKTTTIRILLGILKATSGSAQIFGRDAWKDAVGIHQRIAYVPGDVSLWPNLTGGEVIDLFVKLRGSNNQSRREELIKRFDLDPTKKCGTYSKGNRQKVALIAAFASDADLYILDEPTSGLDPLMEMVFQECVREVKAQGKSVFLSSHILSEVEKLCDRLSIIRQGRIIETGSLEELRHLTRTRVRVQTAEPIPNLKELAGVHDLEKFEGGASFQVDGDQIGEVIKYVSTYGIITLESAPPTLEELFMHHYQGEG
- a CDS encoding beta-glucuronidase; this translates as MVRLFTRHYKRQTRLLDGLWQFKTDPNRIGISEEWFKNFPADSQPIVVPGCWNHELGLYHYEGAAWYFTEFETESSSINLVFHGFYGQIEVYVDGQQVGSHYGGFAGYECLVTGLTPGRHKLAVLTDNTHNNRNTIPLARVDWFHYGGLFRSVELMELNDVWIKDYKIGYTLAEDYQSAKLQIDVTLQAFGESSQQEVKVYVNDELLCGETVTVDHEAEVKLSHVLTDLKLWDPDSPNLYLVRLEIDGDDLVERIGFRDIKVENGKLLLNNNELKLKGINRHDDHPDWGFAMPFKLMKKDLDIIKNLGCNTIRGSHYPNAPVFLDLLDQEGILFWEEIPMWGFREHALADPLTHERGLSMHERMVKRDFHHPSIIMWGLHNEVDTRTQACYNLTKAFADKIRSLDPSRPLTYASFHPFDDICFELVDIISINKYFGWYEDETADWAKFLTDFKAKLAAAGLGDKPLVISEFGAGALYGENTFEGQKWSENFQADYLEYTIDLFLNDPDLAGMYIWQYCDIRSSKELEMGRPRSFNNKGIVNEYRMPKAAYWKIKELFS
- a CDS encoding TetR/AcrR family transcriptional regulator — protein: MVEYCYNQIRPLWSRKEEAVITQAFNKLEPEKQRRILDAALTEFTKYGYVNASTNRIVKEAAIGKGMLFYYFKSKEELFRYCLEYSLDYIAEAYVAKLDLAEPDFIIRFTKAAQTKMQAYLANPLPFTLLASVVIKKETAELVPDLHQRFDKMMEHGLQDMFAGIDTGLFRPDVPPQHIINLIRWAVDGWSREILAELENEDLTEFRWEHVLANFDEFMATLRKVFYQEGNHGDSAGK